The uncultured Desulfuromonas sp. genome has a segment encoding these proteins:
- a CDS encoding cell division protein ZapB, whose translation MSLDILVRLEEKIDRLLNYKKQLEQECKRLNEEKESLVQEREFVSQELDRILSRLDFLDQERS comes from the coding sequence ATGAGCTTGGATATTTTAGTCCGTCTGGAAGAAAAAATAGATCGGCTGCTTAACTATAAGAAACAGCTGGAGCAGGAATGTAAACGACTGAACGAGGAGAAGGAAAGCCTGGTTCAGGAACGTGAATTTGTCAGCCAGGAACTGGATCGCATTCTGTCCCGGCTGGACTTTCTTGATCAGGAGCGCTCTTGA
- the smc gene encoding chromosome segregation protein SMC — MKIKRIEIIGFKSFVDRTVLNFEPGVTAILGPNGCGKSNVIDAIRWAMGEQNAKNLRGQAMEDVIFGGSKKRRPHGMAEVTMVFSNPQGAGTSEFNHYSEIMITRRLYRNGDSEYLLNKTPCRLKDIAELFMDTGVGARAYSIIEQGKIGSILHSRPEERRVLIEEAAGVTKYKARKKAALRKIESTRQNLTRLNDVIAEVKRQRDSLRRQAGKAQRFRELRNQVKELEIQLARYRWTELEQETEKLEKQLEQAENAVESSQSGAAQAELAFEKARLEQAEQDETMRRLRDQLFQLDSDIQKVESQLELSRQQTRHTEQQQESLSQEVADARRMESDSSSQIDQLTSQHDAAAEDVRQLQQKRDQAQQRVHLQAEQERQRAAALDQLRKDVLSSHVDMSRLEGQKSQAEQKRLALKERQQRQQRDRLNLEEQCQQLQEQIVVVDEDLLGEQDRLSDSREQLDEVARQQRAEQEQRDRLQTELRELQQRYHQGVSRLESLQELAGNHAGYEEGIRAALSRPELAGKLAGTVAEGLNVQPGYEAAVAAALGAQIQAIKVEDAEVVLALSREDKFERCRFQLSLTPSPVAFAGGTPLSELVDFDDASAPFAALLAGVFVVDALRDYWHAPLPHGCCLVTPQAEVLTWQGHLILGQGDSREQQLLDNKRRIEELSKEKDVLQQQVDDLDRNLQLSSQRAEACREQHQELTLMGQRRQMRVEELSKERSRMVRELERVDERFELLLFDADQFAEEDEQLRHHLVELEEKIHLGTEKQQQLNDSLTQGEADLALERERLTEQQQGLADIDVQLARGVERQQRLHNDLHREKKSVADQQQRQHDRRKRLEQCGEELLALKQQQTEGQARLQVLLERRQREHQRQAGIEEQTRVLHEKVEQLDLRARQQRSTLNQVTEQHSHLQIKVREHHLELEHLHQTIRDKYQVDLTRQSDLDSHQVHQATEKLHKLRVRLEAFGEVNLMAIEEFTALEERFEFLEKQRDDVHASIDDLQTAISRINRTTRKRFKEAFEQVNEQFKQVFPRLFVGGEAELRLTDESDLLESGIDIIAQPPGKKLQNVGLLSGGEKALTAVALIFAIFLIKPSPFCVLDEVDAPLDDANIGRFNDMVKEMSRSSQFVVITHNTRTMEIADTLFGVTMEEPGVSSLVAVRMDELAAS, encoded by the coding sequence ATGAAAATAAAACGGATTGAAATTATCGGGTTCAAGTCGTTTGTCGATCGGACGGTGCTGAACTTCGAGCCCGGCGTGACCGCCATCCTCGGGCCTAACGGTTGTGGTAAAAGCAACGTGATCGATGCAATCCGTTGGGCCATGGGAGAACAGAATGCGAAAAACCTTCGTGGCCAGGCCATGGAGGATGTAATCTTCGGCGGCAGTAAAAAACGCCGTCCGCATGGCATGGCCGAAGTGACCATGGTTTTTTCCAATCCGCAGGGTGCCGGCACCAGTGAATTTAATCACTACTCCGAAATCATGATCACACGTCGTCTGTATCGCAATGGGGACAGTGAATATCTGCTCAATAAAACCCCCTGCCGTCTCAAAGATATTGCCGAACTGTTTATGGATACCGGCGTTGGTGCGCGGGCCTATTCCATTATTGAACAGGGCAAAATCGGCTCCATCTTGCACTCCCGGCCTGAAGAACGGCGTGTTCTTATTGAGGAGGCCGCCGGTGTCACCAAGTACAAGGCCCGCAAAAAAGCGGCGTTGCGTAAAATCGAATCCACCCGCCAGAATCTGACGCGTCTTAACGACGTTATTGCCGAGGTGAAGCGGCAACGCGACAGTTTGCGCCGTCAGGCCGGTAAGGCGCAGCGTTTTCGCGAGTTGCGTAATCAGGTCAAAGAGCTGGAAATTCAATTGGCCCGCTATCGCTGGACCGAGTTGGAGCAGGAGACGGAAAAACTCGAAAAGCAGCTGGAACAGGCGGAGAATGCTGTTGAGTCGAGCCAGTCCGGGGCCGCGCAAGCTGAGTTGGCGTTTGAAAAAGCGCGCCTTGAACAGGCCGAACAGGATGAGACGATGCGTCGGTTGCGCGATCAGCTGTTTCAACTCGACAGTGATATTCAGAAGGTGGAAAGTCAGCTGGAGTTATCACGTCAGCAAACGCGGCACACCGAACAACAGCAGGAGTCGCTTTCACAGGAAGTGGCGGATGCCCGCCGGATGGAGTCGGATTCCTCTTCTCAGATTGATCAGTTGACGAGCCAGCATGACGCCGCGGCAGAAGACGTGCGTCAGTTGCAACAAAAACGTGATCAGGCCCAACAGCGTGTTCACCTCCAGGCCGAACAGGAGCGGCAACGTGCTGCCGCCCTTGACCAGCTGCGCAAAGATGTCCTCTCCAGCCACGTCGATATGTCGCGACTTGAAGGGCAGAAGTCTCAGGCCGAACAAAAACGTCTGGCGCTTAAAGAGCGGCAGCAGCGCCAGCAACGTGATCGGCTTAATCTTGAAGAACAGTGCCAGCAACTTCAGGAACAGATTGTCGTGGTGGATGAGGACCTTCTGGGTGAACAGGATCGGCTAAGCGACAGTCGCGAACAGCTTGACGAGGTCGCGCGACAGCAGCGTGCTGAACAGGAGCAGCGAGACCGTCTGCAGACAGAGTTGCGTGAGTTGCAACAACGTTATCATCAAGGGGTCTCACGGCTGGAATCATTGCAGGAGCTGGCCGGGAATCATGCCGGATATGAAGAGGGGATTCGTGCGGCGCTGTCTCGGCCTGAGCTGGCCGGAAAACTGGCTGGAACCGTGGCGGAAGGCCTGAATGTCCAACCCGGCTATGAAGCGGCCGTGGCCGCGGCATTGGGCGCGCAGATTCAGGCGATCAAAGTGGAAGATGCTGAGGTGGTGCTTGCTCTGAGTCGGGAAGATAAATTTGAGCGCTGTCGCTTTCAGCTGTCGTTAACACCCTCACCCGTGGCCTTTGCGGGAGGGACTCCTTTAAGTGAACTGGTTGATTTCGATGATGCCAGTGCCCCTTTTGCCGCCCTGCTGGCAGGTGTTTTCGTGGTCGATGCCCTCAGGGATTATTGGCACGCACCGCTGCCGCACGGCTGTTGTCTGGTGACTCCGCAGGCCGAGGTGCTCACTTGGCAGGGACATTTGATCCTTGGTCAGGGAGACAGCCGCGAGCAGCAATTGTTGGACAACAAACGTCGCATTGAGGAACTCAGTAAAGAGAAGGATGTGTTGCAACAGCAGGTGGATGACCTTGACCGGAATCTGCAGCTGAGCTCGCAACGCGCTGAAGCCTGTCGTGAACAGCATCAGGAGTTGACGCTGATGGGCCAACGTCGGCAGATGCGGGTCGAAGAGTTGTCAAAAGAGCGCTCCCGGATGGTTCGTGAACTGGAACGGGTTGATGAGCGTTTTGAGTTATTGTTGTTTGATGCGGATCAGTTTGCCGAAGAGGACGAGCAATTACGCCATCATCTGGTGGAACTGGAGGAGAAGATCCATCTGGGCACAGAGAAACAACAGCAGTTGAACGACTCCTTGACACAGGGAGAAGCGGATCTTGCTTTGGAACGCGAACGTCTGACTGAGCAGCAGCAGGGGCTTGCCGACATCGATGTTCAGCTGGCACGTGGTGTTGAGCGTCAGCAGCGATTGCACAACGATTTGCATCGTGAGAAAAAATCCGTGGCCGACCAGCAACAGCGCCAGCACGATCGCCGGAAGCGTCTTGAGCAGTGCGGTGAAGAGCTGTTGGCCCTGAAACAGCAGCAAACCGAAGGGCAGGCTCGGCTTCAGGTGCTGTTGGAGCGGCGACAACGTGAGCACCAACGTCAGGCGGGTATTGAGGAGCAGACGCGTGTTCTGCATGAAAAAGTCGAACAGCTGGATCTGCGGGCACGCCAGCAGCGTAGCACCCTGAACCAAGTGACGGAACAACACAGCCACTTACAGATTAAAGTACGTGAACACCATTTGGAGTTGGAACATCTGCACCAGACGATTCGCGATAAGTATCAGGTTGATCTGACACGGCAGAGCGATCTGGATTCTCATCAGGTTCATCAGGCGACGGAAAAGTTGCACAAGCTGCGGGTACGGCTTGAGGCGTTTGGAGAAGTCAATCTGATGGCCATTGAAGAGTTTACCGCGCTGGAAGAGCGTTTTGAGTTTTTGGAAAAGCAACGTGATGACGTCCATGCTTCCATTGATGATTTGCAAACAGCCATCAGCCGCATTAATCGCACGACACGTAAGCGTTTTAAAGAAGCGTTCGAGCAGGTCAATGAACAATTCAAACAGGTGTTTCCGCGCCTGTTTGTTGGTGGCGAAGCAGAGCTACGCTTGACGGATGAAAGTGATTTGCTGGAAAGTGGCATCGATATCATTGCACAACCACCGGGAAAAAAACTGCAGAATGTCGGTTTGCTTTCCGGTGGCGAAAAAGCCTTGACGGCCGTAGCGTTGATCTTTGCCATCTTTTTGATCAAACCTTCGCCATTTTGCGTCCTTGACGAGGTTGACGCGCCGCTCGATGATGCCAATATCGGCCGCTTCAATGATATGGTTAAAGAGATGTCGCGTTCTTCACAATTTGTTGTAATTACGCATAATACGCGAACTATGGAGATTGCGGATACCTTGTTTGGGGTTACGATGGAAGAACCGGGTGTCTCATCGCTGGTGGCTGTGCGGATGGATGAGTTGGCCGCCAGTTAG
- a CDS encoding (deoxy)nucleoside triphosphate pyrophosphohydrolase: protein MYPLLVVAALVFHQGKLLITQRPPGKKHAGYWEFPGGKLEKDEHPVSALMRELCEEIDLNVTQCEIFDVVYHRYDEHPVLLMVYQCQSDTKKVRHLEVSDHAWIDVEELHNYPMLPADHELIEQVIKKMRRNELTL from the coding sequence ATGTATCCCTTATTAGTTGTTGCCGCTCTGGTATTCCACCAAGGCAAACTCTTGATCACCCAACGTCCACCAGGGAAAAAGCATGCCGGATATTGGGAGTTCCCCGGGGGCAAGTTAGAAAAGGATGAACATCCAGTTAGCGCACTCATGCGAGAATTGTGTGAGGAGATCGATTTAAACGTCACACAATGCGAAATTTTTGATGTCGTCTATCACCGTTACGACGAACACCCGGTCCTGTTGATGGTGTATCAGTGTCAGAGTGATACGAAGAAAGTACGCCATCTCGAAGTCAGTGATCATGCCTGGATTGATGTGGAAGAACTGCACAACTACCCGATGCTTCCGGCGGATCATGAACTGATCGAACAAGTGATTAAAAAAATGCGCCGCAATGAGTTAACATTGTGA
- a CDS encoding cell division protein ZapA, translated as MKQSVRVTILGQDYSIRSSRSVEEVQKVAAYVDARIAEVLAVGATADTLGAAVLALMNVAGLYFDGQRELEQAQDLISQSLQTLDDKLSSALPD; from the coding sequence TTGAAGCAATCGGTTCGGGTGACGATATTAGGTCAGGATTACTCGATACGGAGCAGTCGCTCCGTGGAAGAGGTGCAGAAAGTCGCAGCCTATGTCGATGCCCGTATTGCTGAAGTGTTAGCGGTCGGCGCTACTGCAGATACGCTGGGTGCAGCGGTTCTCGCGCTGATGAATGTGGCCGGATTGTACTTTGACGGCCAGCGTGAGCTGGAGCAGGCGCAAGATTTGATTTCACAATCGTTGCAGACGTTAGACGATAAATTATCCTCCGCGTTACCTGACTAG
- a CDS encoding 5-formyltetrahydrofolate cyclo-ligase, producing the protein MPKTRVREKQLRQRLSLEEAEYQRRSLCAQKRLLGLEAFKRAQTIALYSPIRREVETALLFDEALQSRKCVVFPKVEGGRMSFAVTPDAYSFCPGCFGVLEPTGCQQVTVAQLELVVVPGVAFGRCGSRLGYGKGFYDQTFEVRPPSCLLVGLGFSFQLEDDLPKESHDVGLDYLVTDEEILAF; encoded by the coding sequence ATGCCAAAAACACGCGTTCGAGAAAAACAACTCCGTCAACGGCTTTCCTTGGAAGAAGCTGAATACCAGCGTCGGAGCCTGTGCGCACAGAAGCGCCTTCTGGGCTTGGAGGCGTTTAAGCGCGCACAGACGATTGCCCTCTACTCACCGATTCGTCGCGAAGTCGAGACAGCCTTGTTGTTTGATGAAGCGTTGCAGTCGCGTAAATGCGTGGTGTTCCCGAAGGTTGAAGGGGGGCGCATGTCTTTCGCGGTCACTCCTGATGCTTATAGCTTTTGCCCCGGTTGTTTCGGTGTGTTGGAGCCGACCGGATGTCAACAGGTAACCGTAGCTCAGTTGGAGCTTGTCGTTGTGCCGGGCGTGGCGTTTGGCCGCTGTGGTTCTCGACTGGGTTATGGCAAGGGTTTTTACGATCAGACGTTTGAGGTGCGACCACCGTCCTGTCTCCTCGTCGGTCTGGGGTTTTCTTTTCAGCTTGAAGATGATTTGCCGAAAGAATCTCATGATGTCGGATTGGACTATCTTGTTACCGACGAAGAAATTCTGGCGTTCTGA
- a CDS encoding roadblock/LC7 domain-containing protein translates to MPFKHLLTPLLDSGQGVNCAIIADWDGEAVDWLPLQREMDDLKIFGAHQGILLSHFRRCLDINCFGAIEEIMIRTEGVDWFVFPITTEYYLALCADSDRFSSMIRRLARKCIEGLRLEFEEI, encoded by the coding sequence ATGCCATTCAAGCATCTTCTCACGCCGCTGTTGGACAGTGGTCAAGGGGTCAATTGCGCCATTATCGCTGATTGGGACGGAGAGGCCGTTGACTGGCTTCCTCTTCAGCGTGAGATGGACGATTTGAAAATCTTTGGCGCCCATCAGGGAATATTGCTCAGCCATTTTCGTCGCTGTCTCGATATAAACTGTTTTGGTGCCATTGAAGAGATTATGATCCGTACCGAGGGTGTAGATTGGTTTGTGTTTCCCATCACAACGGAGTATTATCTGGCTCTTTGTGCCGACTCGGATCGTTTCAGTTCAATGATTCGTCGGTTGGCGCGCAAATGTATCGAAGGTCTTCGCCTGGAATTCGAAGAAATTTAG
- the ubiE gene encoding bifunctional demethylmenaquinone methyltransferase/2-methoxy-6-polyprenyl-1,4-benzoquinol methylase UbiE: MFNLSEKGRGIRAMFDDIAPRYDLLNRLLSMGIDRRWRRFAVGKLRVPPAGMVLDMATGTGDVALEIASRTPDSVTIIGEDFTQGMLVKGREKINASPYRNRIKLVNAPCEAIPHPDNLFDGVTIAFGIRNVVDRQTGLAEMCRVLKPGGRAVILEFSTPKNPLFRTIYMTYFHKILPFIGGLLSKRTAYKYLPDSVAEFPDQQTFKGMMEQAGFTDVKYHDLTFGISTVYVGVCPEPV, translated from the coding sequence ATGTTCAATCTTTCGGAAAAAGGGCGCGGCATTCGCGCCATGTTTGATGATATTGCCCCGCGGTATGATCTGTTGAACCGTTTGTTGTCGATGGGAATTGATCGGCGTTGGCGCCGTTTTGCCGTGGGCAAGCTGCGCGTTCCGCCCGCCGGGATGGTGCTGGATATGGCTACCGGTACCGGAGATGTTGCTTTGGAGATCGCATCGCGCACGCCGGATTCCGTGACAATCATCGGTGAAGATTTTACTCAGGGGATGCTGGTCAAGGGGCGTGAAAAGATTAATGCGTCCCCGTATCGTAACCGGATCAAGTTGGTCAATGCGCCCTGTGAGGCGATTCCCCATCCGGATAATCTGTTCGACGGGGTGACGATTGCCTTTGGTATTCGCAACGTTGTTGATCGTCAGACCGGGTTGGCCGAAATGTGCCGGGTCCTCAAACCTGGCGGACGTGCTGTTATCCTTGAATTCTCCACGCCGAAGAATCCGTTGTTTAGGACGATCTACATGACCTACTTTCACAAAATCCTGCCGTTCATCGGCGGCTTGCTGTCAAAACGGACGGCCTATAAATATCTGCCCGATTCCGTCGCTGAATTTCCTGACCAGCAAACATTTAAAGGGATGATGGAGCAGGCCGGTTTCACCGATGTGAAGTACCACGATCTGACTTTCGGGATCTCCACGGTCTATGTCGGTGTGTGCCCGGAACCCGTGTAA
- the ftsY gene encoding signal recognition particle-docking protein FtsY, with product MQWSELMDSVYQSWRSVGDFFSELGAQLNLLLQQAIAWLVAQYAQWGVPADKQLVAAYATLYVAATLLVLLLVWRLVRRRRKQIAPSLPEAAEEVKPGTVVESKGVEEEQVSPPVSTPEVPAEPVSLYDRMRSGLSKTSSALIGRIDSLFSGTSAVNQDVIEELEEILITADFGMKTTQMLVDGFQQRAKDLKDANADQLRDLLKDEIRRLLDVNAEPLALDSHSPFVLMVIGVNGVGKTTTIGKLAQQFSSQGKKVVLGAADTFRAAAADQLEVWGERSGVKVIRHDEGADPAAVAFDAAKAAVARNADILILDTAGRLHTKVNLMEEMKKLYRVLGREIGEAPHETLLVLDATTGQNALVQARLFQEAVGVTGIALTKLDGTAKGGMAVAIGAELGLPVRFVGVGEGIDDLRPFDPQMFVDALFEKR from the coding sequence ATGCAGTGGTCGGAACTCATGGATAGTGTGTATCAATCGTGGCGATCTGTTGGTGACTTTTTTTCAGAGCTGGGAGCTCAGTTAAATTTACTTCTCCAACAGGCGATTGCCTGGCTGGTTGCTCAGTATGCACAGTGGGGCGTTCCCGCTGATAAACAACTTGTTGCGGCATACGCAACTCTCTATGTGGCGGCAACGTTGCTGGTGTTGCTTCTGGTCTGGCGGTTGGTACGGCGTCGACGTAAACAGATTGCGCCCTCTTTGCCCGAAGCTGCGGAAGAGGTCAAACCGGGGACCGTTGTTGAGTCCAAAGGGGTGGAGGAAGAACAGGTTTCTCCCCCCGTTTCGACCCCTGAAGTCCCTGCGGAGCCGGTCTCTCTTTATGATCGGATGCGTTCCGGATTGTCCAAAACCAGTTCCGCGCTGATCGGTCGTATTGATTCGTTGTTCAGCGGCACATCCGCGGTGAATCAGGATGTGATTGAAGAGCTGGAAGAGATTCTGATTACCGCCGACTTCGGCATGAAAACCACGCAAATGCTGGTTGATGGTTTTCAACAGCGGGCCAAGGATCTCAAAGACGCCAATGCGGACCAACTGCGCGATTTGCTTAAAGATGAAATTCGCCGGTTGCTTGATGTGAATGCCGAGCCGTTAGCGCTTGACAGTCACAGCCCGTTTGTTTTGATGGTGATCGGCGTTAACGGTGTCGGGAAAACCACAACGATCGGTAAGCTGGCCCAGCAGTTTTCCTCTCAAGGAAAGAAAGTTGTTTTAGGCGCGGCGGATACCTTTCGGGCGGCTGCGGCGGACCAGCTCGAAGTGTGGGGTGAGCGTTCCGGAGTCAAAGTCATCCGTCATGATGAAGGCGCGGATCCGGCTGCCGTTGCTTTTGATGCTGCCAAAGCGGCCGTAGCCCGTAATGCGGATATTCTTATTCTCGATACGGCCGGCCGTTTGCACACTAAAGTCAACCTGATGGAAGAGATGAAGAAGCTGTACCGGGTTCTCGGCCGGGAAATTGGCGAGGCGCCTCATGAAACGCTGTTGGTACTTGATGCCACAACCGGACAAAATGCTCTGGTGCAGGCGCGTCTGTTTCAGGAAGCGGTTGGTGTTACCGGGATTGCCTTGACGAAACTGGATGGCACGGCCAAGGGTGGTATGGCGGTGGCCATTGGTGCTGAATTGGGCTTGCCGGTCCGCTTTGTCGGGGTCGGTGAAGGGATTGATGACTTGCGCCCCTTTGATCCGCAGATGTTTGTCGATGCTCTTTTCGAAAAACGTTAA
- a CDS encoding AsmA-like C-terminal domain-containing protein, which translates to MRRRILLTFMTFIALILILSIGVWGYIITHQEQIGAMIAGRLSDNLKTPVTLKKAKLGFHPRPTLDFTEIAIEANHRFKAAVPQLHVRVSWRDLFHGELKHSHITLIQPQIYLLPSTSQPDKAKPTGQTTFDWKKIHVPPMHVTIKQGEIHVITAHGEEPHSWQLSPVDLELAPTRNQGMSFQSSGKVHLPDGSTATLFSRMELSALTAGLGSATIQAQATLSNLSLPADKQESWPVQITGRFTIQCDWRGSLKDGLRLQTTLTPTAAPLQVRQGNTSVMQLTQCALSCRLYQTAELFTFDETTLSINKTQLSGQGFWSSDLAHYGLTASSNAIPVKEIYAWLPDRLAQKLTDMAPQGNLSIRAVKLDAQQWPPDRDAFQKLHLDLSLSQLNFGPWTQGPVKFTLDGSADTFYLTSTPLQLTGKAGHLELPLDVKVSGTAEQTWHVLANLKQLSYNAANVLSKQANEKGQLSGTLAAASNGWQLSSGNLTLPHVGMDFSAELHAADDYRIQLSIPELELGDLGQEIPLLKRMELRGKVAIEENLSQTPGTPLETHGTLNLTDCAISPTHVIAPIHSINGQAILSGKSLDASDLHVGLGSSQLQVDAHIDDVTRPVARIHARADEIIAHDLVFNSPTARLRDLDGHIDIHAHGIDFIRADVRLDQGTTATVTGALKFHGPDLQLLVEAPFADIDEVMALWHGSTDHGHTSQWPHHQITADEQETLHIRAMVDQGIISGFKFSDTTGTIHYRYGRLRIEPLLFEADAGYGSGTVLIYQTTTPATLQINGTVVNIDADKVYSQLLKHTGLVTGRLTGDFSISGPLGSTFLPNSNGIFAVTIKDGVLRKFKVLSKAFSLLNVAQLFTFSLPDMAKEGMPFTQLTSDVTLKNGVLRSENLRIDSAAMNTVLAGKLDLVNNDLDLIMGIKPLGTVDTVFTRIPVAGWLLTGDERAVLSANFEIKGPFTDPKVEMMPLSSLSNKVFGIFKRTLTLPGTLIKDPEKVLTNPDRPQK; encoded by the coding sequence ATGCGACGACGCATTTTACTGACGTTTATGACATTTATCGCCCTGATTCTCATACTGAGTATTGGGGTGTGGGGCTATATCATCACCCATCAGGAACAAATCGGGGCGATGATTGCCGGCCGGCTCAGTGACAACCTCAAGACACCTGTCACCCTGAAAAAAGCCAAGCTCGGTTTCCATCCCCGGCCCACACTGGACTTCACTGAAATCGCGATTGAAGCCAACCACCGCTTCAAAGCGGCCGTCCCGCAGCTCCACGTCCGAGTCAGTTGGCGTGACTTGTTCCACGGCGAGCTCAAACACTCTCACATCACCCTGATTCAGCCACAAATTTACCTATTGCCGTCCACGTCTCAGCCTGATAAGGCGAAACCCACCGGCCAGACAACTTTCGACTGGAAAAAAATCCACGTTCCGCCAATGCACGTCACCATAAAGCAAGGCGAGATCCACGTCATTACGGCCCATGGTGAAGAACCGCACTCCTGGCAACTGTCACCAGTCGATCTGGAACTGGCTCCAACGAGAAATCAGGGAATGTCTTTTCAAAGTTCCGGAAAGGTCCACCTTCCGGATGGCAGCACGGCAACGCTTTTTTCCCGCATGGAACTTTCCGCTCTGACGGCCGGGCTTGGCTCGGCAACCATTCAAGCCCAAGCAACACTCAGCAATCTTTCGCTCCCTGCCGACAAGCAAGAGTCATGGCCCGTCCAGATTACCGGTCGGTTCACTATTCAATGTGACTGGCGTGGCAGCCTGAAAGACGGGCTTCGCCTGCAAACAACCCTGACGCCTACTGCAGCCCCTTTACAAGTGCGCCAAGGCAACACCTCTGTCATGCAGCTGACGCAATGCGCTCTGTCATGTCGCCTGTACCAAACGGCCGAGCTTTTTACTTTCGACGAGACCACACTCTCAATAAACAAGACGCAACTCTCCGGCCAGGGATTCTGGTCGTCCGACCTGGCGCACTATGGACTCACCGCCAGCAGCAATGCGATTCCCGTCAAGGAGATCTACGCCTGGCTGCCTGACCGACTGGCACAGAAACTCACCGACATGGCACCGCAGGGCAATCTTTCCATCCGTGCCGTGAAGTTGGACGCACAACAGTGGCCCCCTGATCGCGACGCTTTTCAAAAACTCCATCTCGATCTGAGCCTGTCCCAACTCAACTTCGGACCATGGACTCAGGGACCGGTTAAATTCACTCTGGATGGTTCGGCAGACACGTTCTATCTGACAAGTACCCCCTTGCAACTAACCGGTAAAGCCGGTCATCTTGAATTACCGCTGGATGTCAAAGTGTCTGGTACCGCAGAACAAACGTGGCACGTGCTCGCCAACTTGAAACAACTCTCCTACAATGCCGCGAACGTGTTGAGCAAACAGGCGAATGAAAAGGGACAACTGAGCGGTACGCTTGCCGCGGCATCAAACGGTTGGCAACTTTCTTCCGGAAATCTGACCCTGCCCCATGTCGGGATGGACTTCTCTGCGGAGCTTCACGCCGCAGACGACTATCGTATTCAGCTGAGTATTCCAGAGCTGGAATTAGGCGATCTCGGCCAGGAGATCCCCTTACTTAAACGCATGGAACTTCGCGGCAAAGTCGCCATTGAAGAAAACCTGAGTCAAACACCGGGGACACCTCTTGAAACACATGGCACACTGAACTTGACGGACTGTGCGATTTCACCGACCCACGTCATCGCACCGATCCACTCCATCAACGGTCAGGCGATCTTGTCCGGAAAAAGCCTTGATGCCTCCGACCTTCACGTCGGCCTGGGGAGCTCTCAATTGCAGGTCGACGCTCACATCGATGATGTCACCCGACCAGTTGCCCGGATTCACGCACGCGCAGACGAAATTATCGCTCACGACCTGGTGTTCAATTCACCAACAGCGCGACTACGCGACCTTGATGGTCACATCGATATTCACGCTCATGGAATTGACTTCATCCGTGCAGACGTTCGTCTCGATCAGGGAACAACGGCTACGGTGACCGGAGCCTTGAAATTTCACGGTCCCGACCTGCAACTGTTGGTTGAGGCCCCGTTTGCCGACATCGATGAAGTCATGGCCCTGTGGCACGGCTCTACCGATCATGGCCACACCAGCCAGTGGCCCCATCACCAAATCACCGCGGACGAGCAGGAAACATTGCACATCCGTGCCATGGTTGATCAGGGCATCATCAGCGGCTTTAAATTCAGCGACACGACAGGAACCATCCATTATCGTTATGGTCGACTGCGCATTGAGCCGTTGCTGTTTGAAGCCGATGCCGGTTATGGCAGCGGCACGGTGCTGATTTATCAAACGACAACGCCGGCCACGCTACAGATCAATGGTACCGTCGTTAATATCGACGCGGATAAGGTCTATAGCCAACTGCTTAAACACACCGGTCTGGTAACCGGACGCCTGACCGGAGATTTTTCCATCAGCGGCCCGCTCGGCAGTACGTTTCTGCCCAACTCCAATGGAATTTTTGCCGTGACGATCAAAGACGGGGTGCTGCGAAAATTCAAGGTGCTGTCGAAAGCGTTTTCGTTGCTCAATGTGGCGCAACTCTTTACCTTCAGTCTGCCGGATATGGCCAAAGAGGGCATGCCGTTCACCCAACTGACCAGCGACGTCACATTGAAAAACGGCGTGTTGCGTAGCGAAAATCTGCGGATAGACAGTGCCGCTATGAACACCGTACTGGCAGGAAAACTTGACTTGGTCAACAACGATCTCGATCTGATCATGGGCATCAAACCACTGGGCACTGTCGATACGGTGTTTACCCGAATTCCGGTTGCCGGCTGGTTGTTAACCGGCGACGAGCGCGCGGTTTTATCCGCCAACTTTGAAATCAAAGGACCCTTTACCGACCCTAAGGTCGAGATGATGCCGCTCAGCTCTCTTTCGAATAAAGTCTTTGGTATCTTTAAACGCACTCTGACACTACCGGGCACCCTGATTAAAGACCCGGAGAAAGTCCTGACGAATCCCGATCGCCCGCAAAAATAA